Part of the Catalinimonas alkaloidigena genome is shown below.
GGGAACAAGGTAACCGATCTTCACGACTACAATATCTGTCTCTCTGGGGTATAGACCCAGATTGGTAAAATCACTTTCGTGATGGTAAGGCTTGCGTTTTTTGGTGACAATGACATGCGCACTACCTACCTTCACCACCACTTCAGTTTCGGCATCTCTGTCGCCATGTTCTATCGCTTCTACTGTACCTGCAAGACGCACCGGAGGGGCAAAGCGGTCGTCCACATTGGCACCAGCTAGTGCATCTATCTTTCCGCCAACACCAGCTTCTATTGCTTTTTCTACAAACTTAGGTCCGGGAATAGAGGCATAAATCAGGGAGGGGCCCTCAGCGGTTTTGAACTCAGGTCGCTCCAGTATTTCTTTCAATGTCCAGGTGACGTCACCGGCACCTCCGGCAGTTGGGTTATCGCCCGAATCGCTGATCATAAAAGGTTGTTTATCACTGACTACTGCCTTGTCCAGGGCTTCGTGTAGAGTAGCGGTAGGCGCTACGAATTCAAATTCATTTCTAACTTCCCAGAAGCTTTTGGCTAGTTTTTCAGCAGCACTGCTCACTTTTTCCTGGTCATCACCGGTCACCATCACCACTCCGTGGTTGCGTGGTTCGTCAGCCCAGGGGTAACCCATCCAGATGGCTGCGTCAATCACTCCTTCCTGCTGGGTAGCGGGATCAACCTGGGCATACAGGCTTTTACCCGGTTCTATACGTGTACTGGTTTTTTCTCCCGGCAGCAGGATAGGCACTCGTATCCAGGCTTTATAAGCAGGCTTCCCTTTGCCATTTTCCAGTCGGGTGAGCAGATTATCCAGCGCCCTTTCTTTAGACTCCAGCGCATCTTCGTGAGGCGCCATACGGTAGCAGGTGATCAGGTCAGTATGCTGAGCCAGTCGCATGGAAACATTACCATGTAAATCCATGGAGGTAGAAATGAGTGTTTCAGTGCCGACTACTTCACGTATTCTTTTGATATAATCTCCTTCAGGATCGTCAAGTCCTACTACACTCATCGCTCCGTGTATATCCAGAAACAGACCATCATAAGGGAGGTTTTCCTCAAGCCTTTCCAGGGTTTGGTTTACCAATGACTCGTAAGTTTCGCGGGTCACTGCTCCTCCGGGGATGGATTTACCTACTACGGTAGGGAACCACACTGCCCGATTCCGATGGGGCTCATCCTGAGATAAAAAGGGATAACGGCTGAAAACTTCATCTCCATATCTGGCATGAAAAGCTTCTTCATGAGTAAGTGCTGGTGAAAAGGTACTGGATTCTATGCCCAGGCCGGCAATAGCCACTCTCGGCAGCGTTTCCTGCGGGCTCCCCGATTCGGCTTCCTCTGCCTCTTTATTGGAGGTGCAGGAATAAAATGTGAAAGAAATGAGGAGAAAAAAAGTTGTGGTCAGATAGCAAACAAATTTCATGTATAGCGTATTTGGTAAAAATTTTTAGAACCGGAAATATAAATAATTTTTGATTGACAAATTAGTCCTGCCTACTAAGCCGGTACATAGGGTTTATCAGTGAACATGAATGCTTTCCAGAAAACAGCCTTGATTTCATATTGAGTGGCCAAAAGCAAAACCCAGGTTTTATAATCAATTCTTTACTTTTCTCATACTATGGTTCTCACAATTATTCAGGCGATTCTTTAAAAGAATAATCGCTCTCAGTGCATAATATTACGAAAATTTAATATTGACTTTGGTTAAAATTTTAGAATTTAATTTTAATTTATACATTTATATTAGAATATTATTCCAATATTAAAATCATTACTTAACTAATCTACTGCGTTATGAGAAAAGTTCTACTCATTTATTTTGTTCTTCTAAGCACTTTTCAGCTATACGCCCAGGAGCGTATAATATCCGGGAAAGTAAGCAGCGAAGAAGACGACTCTCCCATACCGGGAGCAAATATAATCGTCAAAGGAACCACTACTGGCACGTTGACGGATATTTCCGGCAGTTATAGCTTATCCGTACCCGAAGATGCTTCTACGCTTGTTTTCTCCTTCATCGGGATGACCACCATGGAAGTAGATATTAATGGACAAAGCGAGATTGATATCCAATTAGCTACAGATGCCAAGGAGCTCTCGGAAGTGGTGGTGACTGCCCTGGGGGAGCGGGTAGACAGAGATGAACTTGGCACAGCGATCACTTCTGTAGAAGGGCAAAAAATAGCCGAGTCTGGTGAAACCAGTGCGCTTACAGGATTGAGTGGAAAAGCTGCCGGAGTTCAGATCACCCGTTCCGGTGGAGATCCCGGGGCCGGTGCTTTTATACAGATAAGAGGACAAAATACCATCAATGGACTATCTCAACCCCTGATCGTAATTGACGGTATCCCCATGAGCAACAGCAGCGAAGGCTCAGAAGAAGTGATGCAGCAGTCACGGCTCAATGACCTTAATCCTGCGGATATTGCATCTATGGAAATCCTGAAAGGAGCTTCGGCGGCGGCCCTCTGGGGAACAAGAGCGGCCAATGGAGTAATCATGATAACCACTAAACAGGGGGAGGATACCGAAGGAAAAGTGAATATTGATTTTTCTTCTACCTTTTCTATAGATAAGATAAACAAACTCCATCCGATCCAATCTTCATATGGACAAGGCACCGGCGGTATGTACGACATGTTTACAACTCGCTCCTGGGGAGATAAAATTGCCGACAGATCAGGCGGTGAAGATGTCTACATCACTGACCCTAACGATCCTGCTTATGCCGGCTATGTGACATTTCCCGACGGTACTCGCAAGTATGTCATTCCAGGGGGGACAGAAGAAAACCCTCACGGCGGTAAAAACTCTCAATTTATTGATGATCATACCAATGATGTTTTCAGAACCGGTTATTATACGGATAATAATCTGGCGGTTTCTGGTGGCAATACCAATACCAATTTTTATCTGAGCCTGGCAAATCTTAACCAGAAAGGAATAATTGAGGGGAATAGTGATTATGTGAAAAACAGCATTCGCTTTAATGTAAACAGTAATCTGACAGACTGGCTAACGGTGAGGGTAAATAGTAATTACATTAGCATGAACTCTAACCGGGTACAGCAGGGCGATAATGTAAATGGGCTGCTGCTGGGCATGCTGCGTACTCCACCTGATTTCAATAACGATTATGATGTGGGTGATTATACAGACCCTGCTGGTAACACCTATGTGGATCGGCATATTGCTTTCAGAAATCCTCTGGGAATCAGCGATAACCCTGGCTTTTCTAATCCGGTCTGGAACGTGCACAATATTGACAATACCACGAATGTAGACCGCATTCTGGGTAATGTGGAACTGTCTATCAATCCAACAGACTGGCTAAGCATTACCGGCCGCTCAGGAATTGACAATTTTGTTGATAAGCGAGTATATGACTTTCCGATTTATTCGGCAGCCAATACCACTGGTGAACTCACTCAACAATATATCACGGAGCGTCAGTTCAATAATGATTTGTTTGCCCGGGTAACCAAGCAGGTTAGTTCATCTTTGTCAGTACGTGCTTTGGTTGGGGCAAACTATAATAGCCGCTATTATGAAAATGTAGATGTGTCACTCAACAACTTCATTATTCCGGATGCTCCTCCTTTACTGAACAATGCGCTAAACAGCAATTTAAGCGCTGAAAATGAGACCCGGCTCATCAGAACGTATGCCTACTATGCTCAGCTGAATTTTGATATCATGAATATGCTGTACCTGGAATTTACCGGAAGAAATGAAAGTGCCTCAACTTTTGGTACACAGGCCGAAAACAGTTTCTTCTTCCCTTCTGCTTCCATGGCCTGGCAGTTTACCAATCTGCCCGGTTTTCCGGAAGCTTCCTTTCTAAGTTTTGGTAAGTTAAGAGCCAGCTATGGAGAGGTAGGGATTCAGCCCAGACCTTATCTGACCACCACTCCTTTTAACCTGGCCAACTACAATGTGCCTTATGCTTCTAACCTGATAGGAAGTAGCGACAATTATCAGGGGGCTTATATCCGGGATTATACCTCTGGAAACTTTGGTTTGAAGCCTGAACGCAAAGCTGAGTTTGAAATCGGAACAGACCTCAGATTTTTTAATGACAGGCTGAACCTGAGTGCCACCTATTATAAAAATGATACCCGTGACGTTATTATGGAGCTTACCACTTCACCTTCTACCGGCTTTACCTCTTCATGGGAAAATGCGGCTCATCTGCAAAACAAAGGGGTAGAAATTGAACTGGGTTACGATATTTTCAGTAGACCCAATTTCTCCTGGAATATAGCTGGAAATTACTCATTTAACCGAAATGAAGTCATATCTCTGGCAGGTTCTGATGCCCAGGAAATAGGATACCGTTCTGCTATTATTGAAGGACAGCCCTTCGGAGTTTTCTATGGGGTAGATTTTGCAAAAGATGAAAATGGAAACTATGCGCTGGATGAGAATGGTTTCCCAACAGTAGGTACTTCTAATGAAGTACTTGGAAATCCTAATCCAGCCTGGCAGGCTGGTTTAAACAATGCTTTCAGGTTCAAAAACATCACATTTTCCTTCCTTTTCAGCGGTGTGTTTGGCAATGACATCTGGTCAGGCGCACGAGGAGCCTTGTTCAACTATGGTACCCATGCCCTGATTGGTAAAGAAAGGGTGTCTGACGTAGATCTCGTTACCAATACTGGCGTAGTGATACCAGCCGGAACGCCGTTCAGAGGTAACATTGGTGACTTTGGTGGAGGTCCGGTAGCCCTCACTGAAACATGGTATAATGGTGGTGGAGGCGGTGCTTTTGATGGCGCTTCGGACGGACAATTTGTCTTTGATGGCTCTCACATCCGCCTGCGTCAGGTCTCATTGAGCTATACCCTTAACACCCCAGGCTTCCGGGACTTTACCAAGCTCAGTTCGGTAGAGATTGGTTTTACTGGACGTAACCTGGGGCTCTGGACAGACTATATAGGGGTAGACCCTGAGTCCAACCAAACCCAGGCTGATTCTCAGGCAAGAGGCGAAGACTGGTTTGTCAACCCCAGTACCAAGTCTTATATCTTCTCAATTCGCATTAGTTACTAACCATTAACCTACTATTGACATGAAATCCAGCATAAAATATATACTGCTTTTATTAGCTTTCTTGTTAGGGGCCTGTGAAGATGTGTTTGATCACGAACTGATTACCACTAATCCGAATGCGGTGACCCGGGAATCCGTCCCTATGGAAACCTTATTATCAGGCACCTTATTGGGAGTAACTGCCCTGCATGAGGATACCGATACCAGAATTTCCTATATGTGGTCTGGTCAGATGACCGGCGCTGCCCGGCAGCACCTGGCTTTTTCCCAGTACATTGTCTCAGCAGATAGGTTCACCTGGGATGACTATTATGCTACTGGGGCTGATGCCAGAATTGTGCAGGAAAAAGCTGATGAAAATGGAGACAGCTGGCATAAGGGAATCGCCCAGGTAGCCGAGGCTCTCATCATTGCCAAGCTTACCTCCTTCTGGGGAGATGTACCCTACAGTCAGGCTTTTAACATTGATGAGTATCCATCACCGGTATACGATAGTCAACCAGATGTATACAGTCAGTTGCAAACTACTTTGGATGTGGCGATTGAGAATCTTTCAGTGAGCTCAGGTACCAGTCCGGGAAGCAACGATATTATTTATGGAGGAGATGTAGACAAATGGGTCAGAGCAGCTTACACTCTGAAAGCCCGCCTCTATATGCACTTGGGAGAATATGAAGCTGCGGTAGAAAATGCGTTACAGGGAATCAGCACTCCGGAAGAGGATGCTTTAGCACCTCATGGCAACAGCCAGGGCATTGATCAGAATTCAAA
Proteins encoded:
- a CDS encoding SusD/RagB family nutrient-binding outer membrane lipoprotein, producing MKSSIKYILLLLAFLLGACEDVFDHELITTNPNAVTRESVPMETLLSGTLLGVTALHEDTDTRISYMWSGQMTGAARQHLAFSQYIVSADRFTWDDYYATGADARIVQEKADENGDSWHKGIAQVAEALIIAKLTSFWGDVPYSQAFNIDEYPSPVYDSQPDVYSQLQTTLDVAIENLSVSSGTSPGSNDIIYGGDVDKWVRAAYTLKARLYMHLGEYEAAVENALQGISTPEEDALAPHGNSQGIDQNSNYAFFVVTRSGDTNFSPPAVLPTLMEPNRNAKTDDTALYNHFFQFGLIQSGVLDANVNPDGFFAADAYQPLLTYYENQLILAESYARLNDLPAALEALNSVRSVLSTGYINGKYISEDNLASGIKYEPYVLGDFSGQTDLLYEIMLTKYMVSLSQYESFNDVRRLKVASPVVTLPVEPIVSTRTGNLPGKYIYPTAEITTNPNIPEVTDQFETLPIF
- a CDS encoding SusC/RagA family TonB-linked outer membrane protein, which translates into the protein MRKVLLIYFVLLSTFQLYAQERIISGKVSSEEDDSPIPGANIIVKGTTTGTLTDISGSYSLSVPEDASTLVFSFIGMTTMEVDINGQSEIDIQLATDAKELSEVVVTALGERVDRDELGTAITSVEGQKIAESGETSALTGLSGKAAGVQITRSGGDPGAGAFIQIRGQNTINGLSQPLIVIDGIPMSNSSEGSEEVMQQSRLNDLNPADIASMEILKGASAAALWGTRAANGVIMITTKQGEDTEGKVNIDFSSTFSIDKINKLHPIQSSYGQGTGGMYDMFTTRSWGDKIADRSGGEDVYITDPNDPAYAGYVTFPDGTRKYVIPGGTEENPHGGKNSQFIDDHTNDVFRTGYYTDNNLAVSGGNTNTNFYLSLANLNQKGIIEGNSDYVKNSIRFNVNSNLTDWLTVRVNSNYISMNSNRVQQGDNVNGLLLGMLRTPPDFNNDYDVGDYTDPAGNTYVDRHIAFRNPLGISDNPGFSNPVWNVHNIDNTTNVDRILGNVELSINPTDWLSITGRSGIDNFVDKRVYDFPIYSAANTTGELTQQYITERQFNNDLFARVTKQVSSSLSVRALVGANYNSRYYENVDVSLNNFIIPDAPPLLNNALNSNLSAENETRLIRTYAYYAQLNFDIMNMLYLEFTGRNESASTFGTQAENSFFFPSASMAWQFTNLPGFPEASFLSFGKLRASYGEVGIQPRPYLTTTPFNLANYNVPYASNLIGSSDNYQGAYIRDYTSGNFGLKPERKAEFEIGTDLRFFNDRLNLSATYYKNDTRDVIMELTTSPSTGFTSSWENAAHLQNKGVEIELGYDIFSRPNFSWNIAGNYSFNRNEVISLAGSDAQEIGYRSAIIEGQPFGVFYGVDFAKDENGNYALDENGFPTVGTSNEVLGNPNPAWQAGLNNAFRFKNITFSFLFSGVFGNDIWSGARGALFNYGTHALIGKERVSDVDLVTNTGVVIPAGTPFRGNIGDFGGGPVALTETWYNGGGGGAFDGASDGQFVFDGSHIRLRQVSLSYTLNTPGFRDFTKLSSVEIGFTGRNLGLWTDYIGVDPESNQTQADSQARGEDWFVNPSTKSYIFSIRISY
- a CDS encoding M81 family metallopeptidase, with product MKFVCYLTTTFFLLISFTFYSCTSNKEAEEAESGSPQETLPRVAIAGLGIESSTFSPALTHEEAFHARYGDEVFSRYPFLSQDEPHRNRAVWFPTVVGKSIPGGAVTRETYESLVNQTLERLEENLPYDGLFLDIHGAMSVVGLDDPEGDYIKRIREVVGTETLISTSMDLHGNVSMRLAQHTDLITCYRMAPHEDALESKERALDNLLTRLENGKGKPAYKAWIRVPILLPGEKTSTRIEPGKSLYAQVDPATQQEGVIDAAIWMGYPWADEPRNHGVVMVTGDDQEKVSSAAEKLAKSFWEVRNEFEFVAPTATLHEALDKAVVSDKQPFMISDSGDNPTAGGAGDVTWTLKEILERPEFKTAEGPSLIYASIPGPKFVEKAIEAGVGGKIDALAGANVDDRFAPPVRLAGTVEAIEHGDRDAETEVVVKVGSAHVIVTKKRKPYHHESDFTNLGLYPRETDIVVVKIGYLVPELYDMRADWLLALTPGGVDQDLERLDYKRLQRPIFPLDKDMEDPELDAQLVPASDEI